A window of Candidatus Dormiibacterota bacterium genomic DNA:
ACGAAGACGCCGCCGATCTCGAAGCCGGTGAACACGAAGTCCATCGGCCGGCCCATGAGGAGGCTGATGTAAACCATCGCCGGCGCGACGAACAGGGCGACCTGGGTGGACGAGCCGACCGCAATCTCGAGGGTGACGTCGACCTTGTTCCGGATCGCAAAGAACACCGCCGACGCGTGTTCGGCGGCGTTCCCGATGACGGGGATGAGGATGAGGCCGACGAAGATCGGGGAGATCTTGAGCGCTTGAAGCGCCGGGTTGAGGGCCGAGACGAGCAGTTCTGACTCCAGCCCGACCAGAAGGGCCGCACCCAGCAGCACGCTGAGCGCCTTGGCTCGGGACCATTCAGGGTGCTCGCTCGACGCCGGGGTGCGAAAGAGATGCGCGCTGGTGAACTGCATGAAGACGAGCGCGGCCGCATAGAGCACGATCAGTGTCGCCGCCACGCCGGCGGACACGATCTCGCGGTCGCTGGCCGCTAACCTCGGCGACGTCGCCATGAGGAGCGCCGGCACCCCCAGGCCGGCGACGGCCAGGACGAGGGACCCGGTATGCACGCCGGCGGCGCGCGCACTGAACGCCTGCTCGCCGCAGCGCAACCCTCCCACGAACAGCGAGAGGCCGAGCACGAGCAGGAGATTGCCGACGATCGAGCCGATCAAGGAAGCCTTGACGACGTCGAACTGCCCGGCGGCGATCAGCAGGACGGCAACGATCAACTCGGTCACGTTCCCGAACGTCGCGTTCAGCAGACCGCCGAGCCGCGGTCCGACGCACACAGCAAGCTGGTCTGTGGCACGCCCGATCAGGCCGGCCAGCGGAATGATGGCGAGCGCCGCGGTGATGAAGGTCAGCAACGGCTGATGCGTCAGTTCCGCGATCAGCGATGCCGGGATGAAGACGAGCAGCCAGTTGATGGAGGGCCGCAGCCACCGCGCCCAACCAGCCATTGGCCTTCATTATCCCGGCATGACATCCCGGCATGACTCGAATGCCGGCCGTCTTGCGGGCAAAAGAAAAAGACCTCGGCGATGACCTACTCTTCCAGACCGTTGCCAGCCCAGTACCATCGGCGCTGACGGGCTTAACTGCTGTGTTCGGGATGGGAACAGGTGTTTCCCCGTCGCTATGGTCACCGAAGTCTTTTCCTTCGATCGCTGCAAAGAAAGCTCTTTAGGGACCGCGCAGATTGCGCGATCGACCT
This region includes:
- the cax gene encoding calcium/proton exchanger, which encodes MAGWARWLRPSINWLLVFIPASLIAELTHQPLLTFITAALAIIPLAGLIGRATDQLAVCVGPRLGGLLNATFGNVTELIVAVLLIAAGQFDVVKASLIGSIVGNLLLVLGLSLFVGGLRCGEQAFSARAAGVHTGSLVLAVAGLGVPALLMATSPRLAASDREIVSAGVAATLIVLYAAALVFMQFTSAHLFRTPASSEHPEWSRAKALSVLLGAALLVGLESELLVSALNPALQALKISPIFVGLILIPVIGNAAEHASAVFFAIRNKVDVTLEIAVGSSTQVALFVAPAMVYISLLMGRPMDFVFTGFEIGGVFVATLIIAVISRDGHSNWLEGLQLIGVYVIVALAAFFL